The Nothobranchius furzeri strain GRZ-AD chromosome 8, NfurGRZ-RIMD1, whole genome shotgun sequence genome includes a region encoding these proteins:
- the ap3d1 gene encoding AP-3 complex subunit delta-1 isoform X6, with amino-acid sequence MALKIVKGSIDRMFDKNLQDLVRGIRNHKEDEAKYISTCIDEIKQELKQDNIAVKANAVCKLTYLQMLGYDVSWAAFNIVEVMSSSKFTYKRIGYLAASQCFHESTDVIMLTTNQIRKDLSSPNQYDTGVALTGLSCFVTPDLARDLANDIMTLMSHTKPYIRKKAVLIMYKVFLKYPESLRPAFPRLKEKLEDPDPGVQSAAVNVICELARRNPKNYLSLAPLFFKLMTSSTNNWVLIKIIKLFGALTPLEPRLGKKLIEPLTNLIHSTSAMSLLYECVNTVIAVLISLSSGMPNHSASIQLCVQKLRILIEDSDQNLKYLGLLAMSKILKTHPKSVQSHKDLILQCLDDKDESIRLRALDLLYGMVSKKNLMEIVKKLMLHVDKAEGTTYRDELLTKIIDICSQSNYQYITNFEWYISILVELTRLEGTRHGHLIASQMLDVAIRVKAIRVFAVAQMATLLDNAHMLTGNTQRNGICEVLYAAAWICGEFSEHLENPMETLEAMLRPKVATLPGHIQAVYVQNAAKLFATVLKSQEGNTDSTTAQEASQLMIDRLPLFVQSANLEVQERASCILQLVKYIQKLQQKDVEVSEEVCALFAGELNPVAPKAQKKVPIPDGLDLDAWINEPPSESESEDEQPKAIFSKEEPKHSRPRHTEVDEKELARRREARKQEQANNPFYIKASPSSQKVYQETPGVEHIPVVQIDLSVPLKVPGLPMSDQYVKLEEERRQKERAEKKKKDKKKRKEKRSGRGKKHDSGPESEEDITPAHMVDIVTEEMPENALPSDDDERDPADPHKALDIDLDKPLADSEKLPVRSHRAAEVLKSPAEDEEGENVSSLEPKKKSSKEKREKKKDKDKDRKKSKEEKKKKKHKHEEKEEADLLCGQADEPAFQSEETNEVVTPPTSTSADEAATVAAAEAAPAPGAISVTTPDSEPEEPKDTEMEETKSSKHKKKKQKREKEDKEKKKKKKHHHHHHHHGDKGGEESVQNGTVEEEEPLPPMSNYCLLAENSYIKVMMEDADEAYDIQGNLQDGSQVVVSVIFENKCDSFLKSMEFNVLDSLNSKLQRPEGSGPHDSLTIPFQLPPGVSNEARFVFTVQSIIMPQKLKGTLTFIVKNEESSTHEKLDFKLHFTCTSYLITTPCYSDAFAKLLESGDLKSSSIRLEGVNMPFHHLLARICFHHHFSVVERIDSCASMYSRSIQGHHVCLLVKISSQTVSVDAKCDEPTLLGNVLDEIKQTFSQC; translated from the exons GCCAAATACATCTCCACGTGCATTGATGAGATCAAACAGGAGCTCAAGCAGGACAACATCGCTGTCAAAGCCAATGCTGTGTGCAAGCTCACCTAT CTTCAGATGCTGGGCTATGATGTCAGCTGGGCAGCGTTCAACATTGTTGAAGTCATGAGCTCCTCGAAGTTCACATACAAG AGGATCGGTTACTTAGCAGCCTCACAGTGCTTCCATGAGAGCACTGATGTCATCATGCTGACGACCAATCAAATCCGAAAG GATCTCAGTAGTCCCAACCAGTATGATACAGGTGTTGCTCTGACTGGGCTCTCTTGTTTTGTGACTCCTGATCTGGCTCGAGATCTTGCTAATGACATCATGACACTG ATGTCCCACACTAAACCTTACATTAGGAAGAAAGCTGTGCTTATCATGTATAAGGTGTTTTTGAAGTACCCAGAATCCCTGCGCCCTGCTTTTCCAAGGCTCAAAGAGAAACTGGAGGATCCAGATCCAG GTGTCCAGTCAGCAGCTGTAAATGTTATCTGTGAGCTGGCTAGGAGAAATCCTAAGAACTACCTGTCTCTGGCCCCACTTTTCTTCAAACTTATGACTTCCTCTACTAATAATTGGGTTCTCATTAAGATCATCAAGCTg TTTGGTGCACTCACTCCTCTGGAGCCAAGGTTGGGGAAGAAGCTTATCGAACCTTTGACTAACCTGATCCACAG CACTTCTGCCATGTCTCTGCTGTATGAATGTGTCAACACTGTAATTGCAG TGCTGATTTCTTTGTCCTCTGGGATGCCGAACCACAGTGCTAGTATCCAG CTCTGTGTGCAGAAACTGCGAATCCTGATTGAAGACTCGGACCAGAACT TGAAATATCTGGGCCTGCTCGCCATGTCTAAGATTCTGAAGACTCACCCCAAGTCAGTGCAGTCTCATAAGGACCTGATCCTCCAGTGTCTGGATGACAAAGATGAGTCAATTCGTCTCAGAGCCTTGGACCTGCTCTATGGCATG GTGTCCAAGAAGAACTTGATGGAGATTGTAAAGAAGCTGATGCTCCACGTAGACAAAGCAGAAGGAACCACCTACAGGGACGAACTGCTCACAAAGATCATTGACATTTGCAGCCAAAGCAACTATCAATACATCACAAACTTTGAATG GTACATCAGCATTCTGGTGGAGCTGACCCGATTGGAAGGCACACGGCATGGCCACCTCATCGCCTCTCAGATGCTGGATGTTGCTATACGGGTCAAGGCCATCCGAGTCTTTGCTGTTGCTCAGATGGCGACTCTGCTGGACAACGCCCACATGCTGACTGGAAACACGCAGCGAAACGGCATCTGTGAGGTTCTGTATGCTGCAGCCTGGATCTGTGGAGAATTCTCAGA ACACCTGGAGAACCCAATGGAGACGTTGGAGGCCATGCTGAGGCCCAAGGTAGCCACACTACCAGGCCACATCCAGGCTGTGTATGTACAGAATGCAGCTAAGCTGTTTGCCACTGTGCTGAAGAGTCAGGAGGGAAACACAGACAGCACtactgcacaggaagccagtcagCTAATGATTGACAGGCTACCGCTGTTTGTTCAGAGCGCTAACCTGGAGGTGCAGGAGCGG GCGTCTTGCATCCTGCAGTTGGTCAAGTACATCCAGAAGCTTCAGCAGAAGGATGTGGAAGTGTCAGAGGAAGTCTGTGCTCTGTTTGCTGGAGAACTCAACCCTGTAGCTCCAAAGGCACAGAAAAAAGTACCTATTCCTGACGG CCTGGACCTGGACGCTTGGATTAATGAGCCGCCATCTGAAAGTGAGTCTGAAGATGAGCAACCAAAGGCAATTTTTTCAAAGGAGGAGCCGAAACACTCTCGTCCCCGTCACACAGAGGTGGACGAGAAAGAGCTGGCGAGG AGGAGAGAAGCCAGAAAACAGGAGCAAGCCAACAATCCGTTCTACATCAAGGCCTCTCCGTCTTCTCAAAAG GTGTATCAGGAGACTCCTGGAGTGGAACACATCCCAGTTGTGCAGATTGACCTCAGTGTGCCTCTCAAAGTCCCAG GTCTGCCTATGTCCGACCAGTATGTGAAGCTGGAAGAGGAGCGTCGTCAGAAGGAGAGGGCAGAGAAAAAGAAGAAGGATAAGAAGAAGAGGAAAGAAAAGCGCAGCGGACGAGGGAAGAAACATGACTCCGGTCCGGAGAGTGAGGAGGACATCACACCTGCTCACATGGTCGACATTGTAACAGAGGAGATGCCAGAG AATGCCTTACCCAGCGATGATGATGAAAGAGATCCCGCTGACCCACACAAAGCTCTGGATATCGACCTGGACAA GCCGCTTGCGGACAGCGAGAAGCTGCCAGTCAGGTCTCATCGTGCTGCAGAGGTTCTGAAAAGCCCAGCAGAAGATGAAGAGGGAGAAAATGTTTCTTCACTGGAACCCAAAAAGAAGAGCAGCAAAGAAAAGAGggaaaagaagaaagataaagacAAGGATAGGAAG AAGAgcaaagaagagaaaaagaagaaaaaacacaaacatgaagAAAAGGAGGAGGCGGATCTTCTCTGTGGTCAGGCAGATGAGCCTGCGTTCCAGTCAGAAGAAACCAATGAAGTGGTGACTCCTCCCACATCCACCTCTGCTGAT GAAGCAGCAACGGtagcagcagcagaagcagctCCAGCGCCTGGGGCTATCTCTGTCACAACACCAGACTCGGAGCCTGAAGAACCCAAAGACACTGAAATGGAGGAGACG AAGTCATCcaaacacaagaagaagaagcagaaaagggAAAAGGAAGacaaggaaaagaaaaagaagaagaagcatcatcatcatcaccatcaccatggtGACAAAGGTGGAGAGGAGTCTGTTCAGAATGGGACTGTGGAGGAAGAAGAGCCTCTCCCG CCCATGTCCAATTACTGCCTGCTGGCTGAGAACTCCTACATCAAGGTG ATGATGGAAGACGCTGACGAG GCGTACGACATCCAGGGTAACCTGCAGGATGGCAGTCAGGTGGTTGTGTCCGTCATATTTGAGAACAAGTGTGACAGCTTCCTGAAATCCATGGAGTTCAACGTGTTGGATTCTCTGAACTCCAAGCTGCAGAGGCCAGAAGGCTCGGGCCCTCATGACAGCCTCACCATCCCCTTTCAGCTTCCTCCTG GTGTGTCCAACGAGGCAAGATTTGTCTTCACTGTGCAAAGCATCATAATGCCACAGAAACTGAAGGGAACTCTGACCTTCATTGTAAAG AATGAAGAATCCTCCACTCATGAGAAACTGGACTTTAAACTGCACTTTACTTGCACCTCCTATCTAATCACTACTCCTTGTTACAG TGATGCTTTTGCAAAGCTTCTGGAGTCAGGAGACTTGAAGAGCAGCTCTATCAGACTGGAAGGGGTTAACATGCCCTTTCACCATCTACTGGCCAGGATCTGCTTTCACCACCACTTCTCTG TTGTGGAGAGGATCGACTCCTGTGCCTCAATGTACAGCAGGTCCATTCAGGGTCACCATGTTTGTCTGCTGGTAAAAATT TCTAGTCAGACGGTGTCCGTTGACGCAAAATGTGATGAGCCGACGCTGCTTGGGAATGTGCTGGATGAGATCAAGCAGACCTTTTCTCAGTGCTGA